The following nucleotide sequence is from Mytilus galloprovincialis chromosome 12, xbMytGall1.hap1.1, whole genome shotgun sequence.
ACTATCATCACTACTATCATGTATTTCCTGAGTTTCATCCGTAGCAATACATGGATCCAAATCGTCGTCATCGCAATATTCATCAGAATCGTGATTGTTGTTGTTACATGTATCCCCTGATAGATTTTTAAACAGTTTATCATGGTTACAATTATCAAAGGGTTTATAAAACCATCCATAATTGTCATCAGTATCGTCGTCATCATCCCCATCATCATCATCCCCATCATCATCATCCCCGTCGTCATCATCCCCGTCGTCATCATCAAACCCTAAATCTATGTTGAGGTCACGTGGAATTATTCCAAGTTCCTTTGCAAGATCTCGGGCACGACGTATTCCAATTTTCCATGCAGAAATTTCTTCGCCTAAAGCAGGGTAGTCTCTCAAGGAACATGTTACTCCTCCAGGATACTGACTTTTCCATACATTCTCCTGCTTAATGTGGGCTTTGGCAAACTTTGGGGCATTATCATTAGCTTCAATCTGACTTAGTCGGATCATATGGCTTACATTGCGATACATTTGACCATATGGATACACATGATGGTTGCCTACAAACTGGCCATTCTTTGAAAAGAAGTCTTCGCAACAATCTGACCCTGTTAGATGGAGTAAGCATTGGCTGTTTGGAAAATTATCTCTGTAGAAGCAAATAAGCATTACTGCAAAGTGAACTGAAATAAATATGTCGCAATATGTTTCTCGGGACAAAAAATTGGAGGTCAGAGTAAGTGCTTGATTAAGGTAAACATAATTCCGCCAAATTCCTAGAAAATGTGTGACAAATCCTGCGAGAGAGATACGTTCAGCAAGCGAAGCTTTCGAACTGAAGAAAATGTCAACATACTGATGTACCACATAAAGAAAGGCCTTAGTTCCTTTGATTGAAGGAATAGGAGCAGGGTCGTCACTTCCATTAATTAGATCATTGAGACAATCTTGCACCCTCGGAAATGATAACTCCTGTGCTACTTTCCAGTTTTGACGATCACGATCTCTCCGTACATGATCTCGTGTCAACCCGTGCACTAAAACAGGGAATGATCTCATAACCAGCTCAATTTGGTTCATATGTACAAGCAAATCTGGTCCAATATGTAGCATTCTTGATGTATGATCAAGGTGATTTATGATTTTCTTATGGTTATGTATTACGTCTTGATCTCCAATTTCTCTTATTACATAACCATTTTCAACCACTTCTCTCTTAGCTGAAAATATGAAACCAAGATGTCATCCAATAGGTCTGAATCTGTCTCCTGCGTTACATGTCATGAGTTGTAAATGCAGTTTTCTTCGCCTGCTGTCACCATCAGAACTATTACCTATAAGCGGTCCTAATTCATGTTCCAGATGTAGTTCATACAAATTTTGTACCTTTTGCCACTGATGGTATACAGTATGATGAGTGAATCGGTTGCATGTTGGCATAAGTAATGCTACTAAATGTGGAATCTTTTCATGCAAAGGATTAAggcagattttacaataagaaggaattattgttttttgtatccatcaaaaaagcaattgctgaaactgtgaaacagactgtgtaatggagtaatgcattatgttattgaataaaatgtgtctttctgagtaaataaaaataaaaattactctgtgtttgtgttttatgttagaattagagggttttcaatttcaaaatattggacatggaatagacatcatgacctactttactgacatccagcttatttggagtggaattttgaagtattatttataagtggagcctaataacatggacttatattttaataaaaagtcttcttttgtgttttaatcataactttaaggcagatttttattggtaaaggctaaaaaaggtaatttaataatattgttgctaACGTCACGTCTTTTCCGTCCATTGTGGTATGTCACGATCGCAATTTTCTTGTTAGTTCTCAGACAGCccattgtagttatttttatcccgggttttataaataattgaaaatagcaatcatattaaatttggatgacgtaagggggtcaaaggacttgaggaatcaatatcattggctgttttattttttgcgaacGTTACTGTTCGAGGTTTCCGTCCAAATCAGTGTCACGTgagcaacatatatttatatctgtaactctcctgtataggagttacgatatcgccctttgcagaaatagatttggagtcagttccttcacatgatggggaagcaaagaaggtaagttgtatgtaatatcgttacaagaggaccttaaatgtattccgtccatcaaaaagacgttcgcaacaaaacataatgtcatgatagtagatgttgctaatgttactattacgaattggtttcttgtgtattcatttgatataaagtacacctgcaaatgacattctgtatatttagaaattctaaaccagactgtacaattttattactccaggcatattttaaacatcactgtgtgcatacattttaacttttaaagatgttgttgctcatgtgacatgtccaaatgtcgctaacgttactaattttttggtttcttgtgtattcatttgatataaagtacacctgcaaatgacattctgtatatttagaaattctaaaccagactgtacaattttattactccaggcatatattaaacatcagtgtgtgcatacattttaacttttaaagatgttgttgctcatgtgacatgtccaaatgtcgctaacgttactaATTTTTGTCTCCGTCACATTAGCAACATGAAAGTAGGAGACAgaacacaatactgtaaaatcTGCCTTAAGTAATATAACTCTTGCATATTTACCAATAATGTTCTTGTCAAATGCATTTACCAGACGGTCATAAGCATCACGGTCGTTGCCAACTTTTATGTGATTATTCTCCATGCATTTGTGGTTGTCTTTAGGTCCACAAAACCCCAAAAGTTCATCTCTATCTTGGTGATACATAACAGTACCAACAATAGCTGTCTCATCTTCTGCCGCTAAAACAGGAGTTCGTGGTATTTTGTAAATTTCCATAATACCCTTTACTAGTTTTGAATAGTAAACAAAGTTTTTTTCTTGTATTCCAGGAGCCATTTCAAAGTGGGCAATTTCCGCCATCGATACATGGTATTCAGATTTGGCCCTTCCAAGTTAATTGCAACAAAGTTTGCCAGTTTCGGACCTCCCATGATTAACAGCGCTTCGAAAATTTTTCGTGTACTAGACTTATATCGTTTCCCGTGCGGTCCTTGCACATGGAAATTGTTGGCAATCGATTCAATTGTTTCAAGGAAAACATTTTTGTTGTCCAAAATTCCCTTTTCCTCAGCTTTTACTAGCTTATGGTAAATTGCCTTAATGTCACCTCTTGAACTAAATTCTGTCAATTTCTCTCTAAGTGTTCTTGTACGTAATTTTAATCGAATGTGTTTGCTTTTAAGAAAAAATGCATCTGAACGACACTTTTTAAGTTCTTCAGATTTCTTTTGAAGCAAATTAAGTTGTTCTGTTTTAGTCATGTAATCAAAACGAACCTTTGTTAAGTCCCTGTTCCCATCATTTACGTTGAGAGTACGTAAGAGTAACCTCTTTTTGAAGGATGGCAAAGTAGGTATACCTTTGCACAGCGCACATATGTTTCCTTCTTTCATCACATAACCAGTACATTTAACATGCTTAAATGTTCCTTTAAATTCTGTTGTATGTTTCTTTAAATTAACAGTTACAAACGGCAAAGGATACCAGCTTCTTTTGCTGTCGTCTTCTCCTACTTTAACGTCATTGATTAATAATTTAACATTGAAAGACTGTTCCTCTCCTGATGCCATGAGATATgttgtattatttaaataatattcttGACACTTTGTCACATCTAGTCAACTGGTTTTCTCTTCATTCAAGTTACCTTTAATGAAAAAGCTTGCAATGTCTCTAGTTTTGTTAGTCTGAAACTTAGCCTGTCGTTCCTTATGGTCTCTGCTGTTTGCATGTTCCCTGGCTCTCTGGACAGGATTTCCTCTGCATCCCAAGTTTATGTCAATTTTGCAGCAGCGACAATGTGCATTCTTTCGATTAAGCAGAAAAATTCCTTGTTCATCCCAACTGCATAAACATTTGCCAAATGTCCCCTTGAACTGGCATGAAATTTAACATTTTGGATTTTCTTTCCAAAATCTCCCAACTTGTAATTTTTGTTGCAAAGAGAGCAAGAAAACATAGATTTTCCATCTTCCTCAACAACTTTAAATTTACAGCTTacattgaatttttcattttcttctttcTCTAGTTCACTAATAAGACTCTCCAATCTTGAAATCCCATCATGGAAAATGCTATCATTAActgcaaaagaaataaaatgcattatttaTAAACACTTAAATAGTAACAATAATGCACGCTGTGTCGTGCTAAGAATACTTCCTCTCTTGATTTAAATGGAAGTATCAGCAGACAGTAGGTCGGTGTCTTTATTATAATCACACTTCATATATACAAagttcatgggacggactgacggacggagtCGCTCGCTCGAGTTTTACCATATATTACCAATCAATCGATCTTCACGAAGATcttatcaatcaaatcatgattcaaaaTAACAATGTAATCAACCATGCATGATCAGGCATCAATCAACCGAGTACATTGTGTAATACGGGCCACATTGCCGTTTTACAGATTGCCAGTCAATCGATCGAGTTTTACCATGTATTACCAATCAATCGATCTTCATAAAGATCTAATCAGTCAAATCTTGATTCAAAATGACCatgtaatcaatcaatcaagtacacTGTGTAATACGGGCCCCATTGACGTTTTACAGATTGCCGATCAATCAATCGAGTTTTACTATTAATTACCATTCAATAGATCTTCATGAAGATctaatcaatcaaatcatgattcagaGTAATCATTTAATCATGATTAGAAATTTATTTATCAAGTACACTGTAATACGGGCTCCATTTATCTGTGTTACAGATTGCCTATCAATCAATTTACCAAGTACAATGTGTAATACTGGCCCCCATTTATCTGTGTGACAGATTGCcgatcaatcaataaaaataatgatttttgcaaaataaccaaccaactaaccaatgGGGAAAGACCACCACcatcaattgttctctgaactaTTGGTTGAAAACAATTGGTTATATCATTTTAAATGACttcattctttttattaaaatgaaatcaaggaattgtatatttttgatatataataagATTCTGCAgtcattttcacaaaaaatcttacgaCTACagttgatcgtaagtcatgaacaagtCAGTATACTTATGATCaatcttagtcttaagtttttttgtgaaactgactTCTGAACACCAGACATGTACAGTCttattttaatctttatattGACAGTCTTTTACACAGTCTTCATCAGATTATGTTACAATTGTCAGACTTTAAAAGGGTCAGTTaatgtttatattatgtaaaCATAGTTTTTTTAAAAATGGTTTCACATTTCATCAATcttgcaaaatttaaccaaatatcACATAAATAAATTAGTTCAAAAGTCTTTTCTTTACAAAACATCATATTTAATGgaaatatttaaattgtaattgatatattgcCAAGGAGggggaggaggattttgaaaataaatggttGAGCAGCGAAGccgtgaaaaataaataaactggTTAAGCataaagtgaaaataaataactcatcaGGCAggattttgaaaattaataacaggttttgaaaataaataacttgtcCTGGCAAAAGCTGAAAATAAACAGTTACGCGGTGAAAAATAAATAACGTTGGATTGGCATAAAGTGAAAACAAATAACTCATCCGAAACAAAAACTCCTGCCCCCCCCTCCAGAATATCAAAAGGTCGTCCCCTAAACGTGAAACGTTGTTTATTATGGAcgaacaaataaaaatacaacacTTGGTTGAAATTAAGTTTGCACATACCATTTGAAACTTCTTCTACGCAGTTTTCTTCTAAATTCTCGAACCCACTCGTCAGTGATGTTAATCCTACATCACTATGACCACTGTGTTCCAAAGTGTCCAATTTGAaatgtttgtttgattcatctccCGTTATAGCTTCCTCCTCTTGTTTTCGAATGTGTTTTGCAGCTACATAGTCACAATAATCACATCTTAAAGTTCCAGTAAATTCCTCACATTCATGACAATTTAAACATTTCCCTCTGTCAATGCTTCGTATGTCTTTCATTTTGGcaatcaaataatgacaaattCTTTCAACAAATTAAAAGTGATTAAGCAAGACACACAATGTCAATGAGAATAGACGCAACAAATTAAGTGCAAATAAATCGATGTGTTACGCAACTCACGTGACGCAACTAGTGCAAAAGGTTCAATATCTACTGGGTAATTTACTGAAGATTGTTAATTGTGACAGTGTAATTAAATTTAATCAATATCAAAACTTGTGTAAATAAGTTTCAGCAGATGTGGAAATTTTAATGACAAAGAGTTTGGGAAATTCAGTGAAGATCGTTGCACAACAAACTGAAATTTATGacccattgatatatcacaatcggtcaattactacctattgatatatttcctcggtaaaattgcaccccattgatatatttgtcggatcaaaaaagggacccattccagcagcacatatgtatatacctttatataggaagagacccccccgtggtatgggatttgctcatttttgaaggttgCGTTTAGTTCTCTGCAGAATGTCTACAATTTATAACCTTCAGGCctgttgttttaaattaaaaaaaaatgttttgtgtcaatacaaataaaatgttttgattgttttggttttttttggtatgcatttacatgtatatatatacaccaTATCAGTATTTGGAAATCTGTTCCCCTTGACCAAAAAACCTCTTTTGCTTAAACTTATGAGATAATACAACAAtaacttttccattgtggtgtcagatatATTATCTATCATGTCAGACGTTTAAATTTTACTGGAATTTTTGCAGTAATGGCAGataaatagtgataaggtgtattgctttgattatataatacatgtacacatttaAGTTGTACCTCAAAATTTGGCCAGATAGATTCTTCCATTTCTCTGGTAACAATCTGTCTGCAATTTCTGCacaaacctatataaaaaaa
It contains:
- the LOC143054255 gene encoding uncharacterized protein LOC143054255: MLICFYRDNFPNSQCLLHLTGSDCCEDFFSKNGQFVGNHHVYPYGQMYRNVSHMIRLSQIEANDNAPKFAKAHIKQENVWKSQYPGGVTCSLRDYPALGEEISAWKIGIRRARDLAKELGIIPRDLNIDLGFDDDDGDDDDGDDDDGDDDDGDDDDDTDDNYGWFYKPFDNCNHDKLFKNLSGDTCNNNNHDSDEYCDDDDLDPCIATDETQEIHDSSDDSQDENSTYTPMNIFEPTSSEFMEMHECIDVAIDNFEEHSDQNSVNIDDSIPSSLQKRQRIDATLLVPEHGIQHKTTLVKLLNEDPNLSKDRLVRVRQAALPNMAKSAQLGTDNGIYLFEDFAYVDRTAKTFQIGRIQRMQRTIVAKNKRQLDIKIRFLFRQTF